AATGACGGACTCTGAACTGGGGTCGGAGGCTTCTGCAACCTCTGCGTTGCCGGATAAGAAGGTTCGACCCAAACCAACACGCAAGCGCCGGAAAGAGATTGCCTCTCTGCATGAGAACTCTTCTCTTTCGGAGGAGGAAGTGGCCCCAGCGCCTAAATTCAGCACTGCCCGCCGCGGTAAGAAGGTCGGCAGTGGCCAGCGGGCGGACTATTATAGGAGAGTGGAGGAGCTGGAGGAGCTCGACTTTAATGCCGACCTCGATAGGAGGGCCAAAGCCAGTCTGGTCCGCCGAGAAAGGAGTCAGGCGGGTTCAATCTCGCCGAACCTTGAAGATCCCAAGTCCAAGGTGGACTATGAGAGGCTGGACCTGGAGCAGCTGAGGGCTCGCGGGGGACTGTTTGTCTCCGAGATCGCCCGCGTCTCTCAGGCATCCGGACGTTTACAGGGTCCTCTGAAAGGAGCCCTCAACAGGTCAGCGGATAACCTCGCCGGCATCCTCGACCAGCTGGCAGCCCGCTCCGAGACGGAGGAAAACCGCCGGCTGAGGATCGACAACGCCAACTTGAGGCGAGAAATGGAAAGTCTCCATGTGGAGATCCGCGCCCTTAAGCGCGAGATGGCGGAGCTGACTGCCAATGTCGGCAAAAGGAATGTGATGCCCCCGCCGGCGGTCCCGTCAACTCACGAGGACGACATGGAGGCCCAGACCCACGAGGACGAGATGGAGGCCCTGGCTCCCGCGAgagaccccctcccccagggCGCATTATGCGCCCAATCTATAGAGGAGCTCCTGCAGATGGCCTGCCAAAGAGCTATAGACTCGGCGGCCAAGCTCATAGACGCCAGACTCGGAGATCTGGAGAGCCGTTTGCCGCCCCAGAGGACCCTCCGCCCCCCACTAGCGTCTGACTCAAGAACTGCCTCGGCCCCTACGGCAAGCTCAGCCCCTGCAGCAGGGCCAACCCCTGGACCGAAGCGGAAGCGCACGGCGGCTAGGCCGCCGCCCCCATCCCAGCCGGAGCCGGTGGCTTCCAGCCAGGAGGTCAGGGCGACGACCTCGACTGCCCCACCAGCGGAGACATGGGCCACCGTGACGCGGCGAGGGAAAAAGGGAAAACCCCGGTCTGCGGCAGCTTCCCAGCCGGCCCCTGCGCCCAAGACGGCCCCGACGGCACCCAAACCTAAGCCGAAGGTGAAGTTAACCCCTCCCCGCAGCGCAGCCATTGTTGTGACGCTGCAACCTGAGGCGGAGAAGAGAGGGGCAACTTATAAGAAGGTGCTCACCAAGGCCAAGGCTGCAGTGGACCTAGCTGAGCTGGGAATCCCGAACATTAAGGTCACTGACTCGGCGACCGGAGCTCGCCTAATTGAGGTTCCAGGCGCCGAGTCCAAGGACAAGGCAGACAAGCTGGCCATTCAGCTGAGGGCGGCTCTCGGTGGCGACGTAATCGTCACCAGGCCTGAAAAGCGCGCAGACATGCGCATTATCGGCCTGGACGAATCAGTCACCAGAGAGGAGGTTGCCGAAGCGGTGGCCAGCAGGACGGGCTGCTCTCAGGAGGCAGTGAGAGTGGGGGAGATTCGGCGCAGCACCCGTGGTGAGGGAACTACCACGATTAGCTGCCCAGTCGTAGCGGCCAAAGCCCTGTCGGAGGCCGGTCGCCTTCTTGTGGGCTGGTCCTCGGCCCGTGTACAGGTTCTGGATCCTCGCCCGATGCGGTGCTTCAAGTGCATGGGCCTTGGACACACCCGGCAGCTGTGCCCCTCTACAGTGGACCGAAGCGGCCTATGCTTCCGGTGCGGCAATCCGGGACATAAGGCTGCGGATTGTGACGGTCAGGCGCACTGCGCTGTCTGTGCCGAGGCCAGTTGCGACATCAGCCACCACATGGGGGGAAGAAATTGCAAACCCCCCCAGAAAAGAGGGAAAGCAGTTCCGAGGGTCTCAACCCCCTTGATAGAGGAGCACCACGAGCGGTGCGAGGAGGCAGACATGACCGATGAGTAGTCGTCAAATCTGCCTCCTCCAGGCGAACCTCAACCACGCTGCTGGGGCGCAGGATCTCTTTCTACAATCCCTGGCAGCGTGGAACATTGACGTGGCGGTGGCCTCGGAGCCGTACTGGGTTCCCCCGCAACCGCATTGGGTAGGCGACGCCGCAGGGGATGTGGCAATCATATGCCGGAATGGGCCCGCCACTACTCCTCTTAATCTGAGAGACCGCGGCCCTGGTTTTGTGACGGCCCAATGGGGGAGATACGCGATTGTCGGCGTTTATTTCTCCCCCAACAAGCCCCTGTCGGCCTTCGAGACTTTTCTCGGCGTCTTGGGTCCCGCGATTCGTCGGCTGGCGCCGCTCCAGGTCATCCTCATGGGCGACCTGAATGCGAAATCGCGTATGTGGGGCGGGAACTTCACCGATGTGAGAGGTAGGGCCCTCGAGGACTGGGTGGCCGAACTAGGGCTGTCCGTTCTGAACACCGGGACAGCCCATACCTGCGTCAGGGCACAGGGTGGCTCAAGGGTGGATGTGTCTTTCGCCACCCCTGCGGTCGCCCAACGCGTCGTCAACTGGCGGGTGATGGAGGAGGAGACTCTCTCGGACCATCTCTACATCCGGTTCGAGGTCTCTCCCTCCACCACTCCCCGAGCGCCTCGTCGTACTGGCCACTCGGCCTTTCCTAGGTGGGCCACAACCAAGCTGGACAAAGAAAAGGCCGAAGAGGCGGCCATTGTCCAGGCCTGGTGCAGCAAGGGGAGTCCTCATCCCTCCGATGCCGACGCCGGTGCCGCCTGTCTCCGAGCGGCATTGACTCAGACGTGCGATGCGGCAATGCCGAGAGCCCAACGCACTGGCAACAGACGGCAGGTTTACTGGTGGTCTCAGGAAATAGCGGACCTCCGGGCCACCAGTAACGCGGCAAGGAGGGCCTATTTGCGCCACCGTCGTCGCGCAACACGGGACCCAGTGGAGGAGGAGCGCCTGCGCGTGGCCTACAAGGAGGCCAAGAGGACGCTCCAGGTGGCCATCATGGAGGCTAAGGCGGCAGCCCACAACGAAATGCTGGAGGAGCTCGACGGTGATCCGTGGGGGCGGCCATATCGCGCAGCGCGGAATAAGCTGCGCGGACAGTCGGCGCCAGTCGCGGAGACCATAGAGCCAGACCTCCTGCGGCGGGTGCTGGGGTCCCTGTTTCCCCAACAAGGGGACTTCCGTGCCCCGGCTCCTGTCCGCAGCCGTAGAGCCCAATCACCGGAGCCTCCAACCCCCCCGGTGTCAATGGTAGAGGTTGGTGTCGCCCTCGACCGACTCCACGGCAGCAGGAAGGCCCCAGGCCCAGATGGGGTCCCAGGGAAGATCCTCCGCCTGTTCATGCAGGTGGAAGAAAATGAGGACCGTCTTCGGGAACTCTTTGACCTGGTGTTCAGAACCAGTCAGTTCCCGAAGATCTGGAAGGATGGCCGGCTATGCCTGCTGAGAAAGGAGGGTCGGCCGCCCGACTCCCCCTCTGCGTACAGGCCCATCGTGCTGCTCGATGAGGCGGGGAAGGTCCTCGAAAGGATCATCGTTTCCCGCCTCACCAAGCACCTGAATGACGTGGGCCCCAACCTGTCGGAGCGGCAGTTCGGCTTCAGGGCGGGGCGCTCTACACTTGACGCCTTGTCCGCCCTGAAGTCAAAAACAGAGGAGGCTGTATCCCGCGGCGAAAGGGCACTGGCGGTGTCGCTGGACATCGCCAACGCCTTCAATAGTCTGCCCTTTGACACGATAGTGTCGGCGCTTCATTATCACGGAGTGCCGGCCTATCTCATCAGGATAGTGGCGGACTACCTGCGGGACCGACAGGTCAGTCTTGTTGGCGCGGATGGGGAGCTGGTCCAGCAGCGGATTTTCCGCGGGGTCCCCCAGGGGTCGGCCTTAGGGCCGACTCTTTGGAACATTGCCTACGACAGTGTGTTGCGGTGCAGGCTCCTTAGAGGGACGAGCCTGCTTTGTTACGCCGACGACACACTTGTCGTGGCCACAGGAAGGGCCCTGCCGGAACTCTGCCTGCGGATAGAGGCGGCCACCGAAATGGTTGTAGCCCGTATCAGGGCGGCGGGCCTGGAAGTGGCCCCCCATAAGACCGAGGCCCTAATGTTTCACGGGCCTCGGAAGGGACCGCCACCAGGTGCCCACCTCAATATAGAGGGTGTCCGTGTGCGGATAGGGGGCCAGATGAAGTATCTGGGCCTAGTGTTGGACGGGCGGTGGAACTTCCACGCCCATTTCGAGGGCCTGGCCCCCAAACTTACAGGGGCGGCAGCTGCATTGGGCAGACTGCTGCCTAACACGCGGGGCCCCAGCATGAGCTGTCGCAAACTCTACGCTGGGGTTATAAAGAGCATGGCCCTATACGGGGCTCCCATATGGGTGGGTTCTCTCGACAGAGAGAACCGTGCCGCTCTGCGGCGCCCGCAGCGCACCATCGCTTTGCGGGCGATAAGAGGGTACCGTACCGTATCACACGGTGCGGCGTGCGTTTTGGCCGGGCTCCCCCCATGGGAACTCGAAGCAGAGGTCCTCGACGTGGTCTACCAATTCAGAACGTCGAGGCGCGAGGCAGGGGAGCGCCCGGCATACGAGGAGGTGGAGCGCGTCCGCGAGCTTGCCCGAGAGGAGCTTCTGCGGCGCTGGGAGCGGGAGTTGGTAGACTGCCGCTATGGCGTGAGAACCATAGAGGCGATCCGCCCGGTCCTGGACCAGTGGGTGCATCGGAGGCACGGCTTCCTCACCTATCGTCTGGTGCAGGTGCTAACTGGACACGGATGCTTCGGTTGGTACCTGCATCTGATCGGTAGAGAGCCGAGCCCTGAATGTCACGAGTGCGGCGCTGCGGAAGATACGGCTCAGCACACCCTTGAGGTGTGCCCAGCATGGGTCCAGCAGCGCCGGGCTCTGACTGCGGTGACTGGTCCGGACCTCGCGCTCCCCAGCGTCGTGGTTGCGATGCTCCTGGGCGAGAGCGCGTGGGACGCCATGGTCTCCTTCTGCGAAGAGGTGATGCTGCAGAAGGAGACCGCGGAACGGGCTAGGGAAGTAGATCCCGAAGCCCACGCGCTCCGGCGCAGACGGCCGGGGGGAAGAAGGAGGAGATTCGCTCGCCTCCTTCCGCCTCCCTAGGTGAGACCAGTGGGTGTTAGGCCGGGGGGCCCATCACCCACATTGCACGGTCCCACCCTGTCTGGGGGGTCTGCCAGTGTACCGGCAGACCCCCTCTTTAGCGCGGGAGGCCCGGCAAAGGCTGGGCCATGCGTCGGCACGGCGTGGTCTGAATCTGTAGGACCCCACGTCGTGCCAGTAAAACGCAGAGGGTGCAccgcaggtttttagtgggtatacttgTCGGGTGACAGCCGCTATTGCTGCCACCCGACaagagagtcccacataacccgtcgctTCCCCCGAGGCGGCGGGTATACGCAAAGTATTTtcctgcgcaaaaaaaaaaaaaaaaaaaaaaaaaaaggcccTTTTCACTTAATTTTATCAACTCAATAATTTAGTATATTTAATATACCTTCCGTTTTGAACCATCTGCAATCGTATATAGCTTTAACTAAATATATCCGGAAAGCGTCCAAAGCGACCGAAAGCAGCGAAAATTTTATGTGGCATGAATTCAATTCAGTCCCATTTGTTGGCGATCCCGGATGCTTCCCGGATGAGGTTCAACTCAATAGTAACCGGATTCGCGAATAGTCGTTATACGTCATTACATTACCGGTTCGCGGTTGGTATACGGGTAGATTGGTATGGTTGGTAATAATTatgcttgtttatttatttgtaaatgtaaatttaAACTCTTTATTTATGACtcagactagctgtgccccgcggtgttacTCGTAGTGAAACATAGCCTATTATTAATCCAGAGTGTCAGCCAACACCATATCAaatttcaagaggagagcgtatcttcatcAAGGCCAGccacgcacctgtaacgcccctgggtctgcgggtgtctatgggcgacggtaatcacttaccatcaggtgatccgtctgctcgtttgcctcctgtcacataaaaaaaaatataaaaaaatcgctccagccgtttagacgtgaagaagtattaaacatacacactcaaaaactttcgcctttataatattactgtGATACGATGCAGTTATTCATCATCATGAGATTGTCATCATCATTGGGTCAGTTAGTCTGCACTGGAGTAGCACGATCCTCTTTAATCTGCCAAAGGTAAATGAAGTATTTGATTGATACTCCCACACTGGCCAGATGGGTTGAGGATGCATTAACTTCATACTTTTTTCATAGAAGAggaagcaaatgttttattattaactttgcTTACGTTGAGTAAAAAACACTGCGTTTTATTCGAAATGGTTAACATAAATTAACTACGAAAGCCTACTAAAATAACATCCGCAATAATTGTCCTCGAGTTatttaagtaaattaatttttagaaaTTTATGCAGAGCTCATAATTTACATAAAGAATTCTAGGTCCTTTATAAAGTTCCTCCCACAGATTGAGCTGGTCAAAGAAACCTATAACTCTAATTAAAGTTTTACATCGGTTGGAAATACCACAATTATAGTAGGTAGGGAAACAGTAGCTTCACTTGGCAACTCACCAcaacagaaaaataaattaaagagcAGTTGTTAATAAACTTATTATATAGCTTGGATTTAAAGCATATAGGAGCAGTCGACAGAACatcagactttacatttttgttgaaaaatatccTGTATTACAACGACATAAGACGCCACTatgtttagcttgatatgctAATTGTCTGTCATGTTCAGACCATGGTCTTAAGCCTGTATTAAAACAATGCTAAAAAAATTGATTCAATCTCATTCATAGATTCTGTCCAGTGAttagtctaaataaaaaaatggcaaGGAACCGCAGTCCTGCACATTTTTCTGGCCCTTCGAGCCGATTCATTGAATTATTCTGCAAAGGTATTAACCATTCAAAAGATCCTGTTTATGCTTGAAATGAGTAGAGTTTAGCTTCGTTCTGTAATATCACCTTAGTAAGGTTACCTACTGCATCTACAGATACTTGGTGATACCCCGTATTTAACCTTCATTAAGAAGTTGAAGTCCCGGTCATGAGTTAAGTCAGCCCCAAACTTTCTTTGTCTGCATTTTAAGCAAGGGTCTTGGCCATGCAGGAACTTTCAACTAAATTAGTTCAACTACCTGTGTGATTTCTTAATTACACAGCTCTTGATCTTGCTCGACCTTGCTAAACTTAACATGCTGTTTTGTTCCTAAATACTTGAGATACAATTTTGTGCTTGGTAATTACATGACTGGCATAAACAATTGTTTACCTAAAAGATTACAATGCCAGATTGCCCGGTTCAAATCCTAAACTGAATCTACAATGaacagttaaaaatatttttataattttcatcaTATCTAACATCAtcataattaacaataattaaagATATGAAAGCAGAATAAGCCGTAACAGTCGCTGATTGGATGGTTGTATTTGGTAAATAGAAACTATGAAAACTTTCCCAAATGAGAAGATTTGGTTAGTTTACCCAAtaaattttagatttttgctcTTTGAAGATCAAAGGCTAATGATAGGCAGAGAGAGTGTATTCAAAAGGTTGGCTTAATAATAAATGGAACAATTTAACTGTTATAAACTTTGCTagtcttcttatttttttacgaATCCTTAAAACAGAGAATTGAGTTCCCAACACAAGTATCTCCGATTACTTACTGGGAAGCCTcgacacaaatatttttataaaaaaaatgtgaataaacaaaaaaaaactgttaacGTATTAGGGAAAACAAATGTTATGTACACAGTATTAGATTTATTTCCATTTATTCAGAATGTTTCTAATGGGGTTTATATTTTCATAGCTAATTAAAGCTTACAAGCATCATCCGAGTGTTTTTGATGACTGGCGacaactaataataaataacggttttacaataacaaaaatctCATTATGGATTCGATTatatgtaataaaacaaaatgttcagTATGTACAAAATGCTTACATATACCAAAGTGTATCCAATAATATTTCATATCATGGGTAATATTCCATCCTACATCGCGCTTACAAAGTAAACAATATTACACTCACTAACAAACTTCGTCGTGTATAATAGAgttgtttaataaaatgaaattctGCTTTAAATGAGCGCTTCATAACTTTATAGACTGGAATCTTAGACTAGAATTAAACCGCTCCTCAATAATTTTTCATTGTCTATCATTGAATTTTAGTAAATGAaagctggggcaggaaagttcttgagtcgcgaccacgagctggaagacgttgcgtgggcaggcctcccactaggtggaccgacgatctggtgaaggtcgcgggaagtgcctggatgcgagcggcgcagggccggtctttgtggaaatccttgggggaggcctttgtccagctgtagaTGTCTTTCGGctcaaacgaacgaacgaaaggaAAGAATGAAAATGAATAATGTAATGAACAGTCGTCGTCCCAGTtctattttgattaaaaaatactatagatactttatcatttcagccacaagacgtccacacataggcctccctcaatgatttccacagcaccaggttggtagcggcctgcatccagcgcctttctgccgctacccttattagatatttcatAAACCAACTTAATTTTTCCTCTGAGAATAGTATTTTCTTAAAACTTTTCACTTACTTCTATGGCTACGTTACTGTCCATAgcaagtaaagtaaaaaaaactaattgagCTGGGATATACAAACTTAATTTTTCGTCtggcaaaaatatttctcgAAAGATTTGACTAAACATCTACGGCTACGTCTCTGTCCATGGCATGTAATAACACGAAATAACTATGGAGCTGGGACAGACTATTTATATTACAGTATTATAAATTCATGTTCTACTTTATCAAGTCTACGAAACCCTCTTCCTAAATTTACGTCACGGGAGCAAGAAAGTTTGAGCTTAAATTTTGAATGACTTTATCTTATTTGTCCCTTAAACTTGCTGCATTCGGAAAGTCTGATGTTAAATATTTAGTTGAATTTGCTGGCATTTAGAAAACGTCGTTTCCAATTATTCTTTTCCAGCTCCGGGGCTAAGTTAGCTCCCAGCGAACTTCGTACCTACTACccatgttcatca
The Ostrinia nubilalis chromosome 16, ilOstNubi1.1, whole genome shotgun sequence DNA segment above includes these coding regions:
- the LOC135079532 gene encoding uncharacterized protein LOC135079532, encoding MNSVKTDKTTRAGPSHAGESRGRSQGGRPCVYGGANTIPRSRPRHDDKCKPTTDSNSLYDTEHDEQEVEACAPKVHAETSDHSKKMTDSELGSEASATSALPDKKVRPKPTRKRRKEIASLHENSSLSEEEVAPAPKFSTARRGKKVGSGQRADYYRRVEELEELDFNADLDRRAKASLVRRERSQAGSISPNLEDPKSKVDYERLDLEQLRARGGLFVSEIARVSQASGRLQGPLKGALNRSADNLAGILDQLAARSETEENRRLRIDNANLRREMESLHVEIRALKREMAELTANVGKRNVMPPPAVPSTHEDDMEAQTHEDEMEALAPARDPLPQGALCAQSIEELLQMACQRAIDSAAKLIDARLGDLESRLPPQRTLRPPLASDSRTASAPTASSAPAAGPTPGPKRKRTAARPPPPSQPEPVASSQEVRATTSTAPPAETWATVTRRGKKGKPRSAAASQPAPAPKTAPTAPKPKPKVKLTPPRSAAIVVTLQPEAEKRGATYKKVLTKAKAAVDLAELGIPNIKVTDSATGARLIEVPGAESKDKADKLAIQLRAALGGDVIVTRPEKRADMRIIGLDESVTREEVAEAVASRTGCSQEAVRVGEIRRSTRGEGTTTISCPVVAAKALSEAGRLLVGWSSARVQVLDPRPMRCFKCMGLGHTRQLCPSTVDRSGLCFRCGNPGHKAADCDGQAHCAVCAEASCDISHHMGGRNCKPPQKRGKAVPRVSTPLIEEHHERCEEANLNHAAGAQDLFLQSLAAWNIDVAVASEPYWVPPQPHWVGDAAGDVAIICRNGPATTPLNLRDRGPGFVTAQWGRYAIVGVYFSPNKPLSAFETFLGVLGPAIRRLAPLQVILMGDLNAKSRMWGGNFTDVRGRALEDWVAELGLSVLNTGTAHTCVRAQGGSRVDVSFATPAVAQRVVNWRVMEEETLSDHLYIRFEVSPSTTPRAPRRTGHSAFPRWATTKLDKEKAEEAAIVQAWCSKGSPHPSDADAGAACLRAALTQTCDAAMPRAQRTGNRRQVYWWSQEIADLRATSNAARRAYLRHRRRATRDPVEEERLRVAYKEAKRTLQVAIMEAKAAAHNEMLEELDGDPWGRPYRAARNKLRGQSAPVAETIEPDLLRRVLGSLFPQQGDFRAPAPVRSRRAQSPEPPTPPVSMVEVGVALDRLHGSRKAPGPDGVPGKILRLFMQVEENEDRLRELFDLVFRTSQFPKIWKDGRLCLLRKEGRPPDSPSAYRPIVLLDEAGKVLERIIVSRLTKHLNDVGPNLSERQFGFRAGRSTLDALSALKSKTEEAVSRGERALAVSLDIANAFNSLPFDTIVSALHYHGVPAYLIRIVADYLRDRQVSLVGADGELVQQRIFRGVPQGSALGPTLWNIAYDSVLRCRLLRGTSLLCYADDTLVVATGRALPELCLRIEAATEMVVARIRAAGLEVAPHKTEALMFHGPRKGPPPGAHLNIEGVRVRIGGQMKYLGLVLDGRWNFHAHFEGLAPKLTGAAAALGRLLPNTRGPSMSCRKLYAGVIKSMALYGAPIWVGSLDRENRAALRRPQRTIALRAIRGYRTVSHGAACVLAGLPPWELEAEVLDVVYQFRTSRREAGERPAYEEVERVRELAREELLRRWERELVDCRYGVRTIEAIRPVLDQWVHRRHGFLTYRLVQVLTGHGCFGWYLHLIGREPSPECHECGAAEDTAQHTLEVCPAWVQQRRALTAVTGPDLALPSVVVAMLLGESAWDAMVSFCEEVMLQKETAERAREVDPEAHALRRRRPGGRRRRFARLLPPP